The region AAAGTGATCCCGTAGCGCGGCCACGTGAAGTGTGCCGATAGCGAACGGCCCGTCGGAAGAGCAGCTTCCGGCGGGCCGTCCGTGTTTCCGTGGGCACCATGACCACCCAGACCGTGGAGTACATCCGGTATCGCATTCCCGAGGAGAGGTCCGCGGAGTTCCTGGCCGCCTACACGCGGGCCGCGGCCCAGCTCGCCGCGTCGCCGAGTTGCGTGGACTACGAGCTGGCGCGCTGCGAGGAGGACTTCGAGCACTTCGTCCTGCGGATCACCTGGACCTCGACGGAGGCACACGTCGAGGGATTCCGGAAGTCGGAGCTGTTCCCCGGCTTCCTCGCCGAGATCCGGCCCTACATCCCCTACATCGAGGAGATGCGCCACTACACGCCGACGACGGTACGGGGCCTCGGCGCGTCGGTCCCCACCCTCTACGCCTGGGCCGGGGGCGCCGAGGCCTTCGCCCGCCTCACCGAGGTCTTCTACGACAAGGTCCTCAAGGACGACGTCCTCGCACCGGTCTTCTCCGGCCTCGCCCCCGAACACGCCGCCCACGTCGCCCTCTGGCTCGGCGAGGTCTTCGGCGGGCCCGCGGCCTACTCCGAGGCTCAGGGCGGCCACGGCCACATGGTCGCCAAACACCTCGGCAAGAACATCACCGAGGTGCAGAGACGCCGGTGGGTCAACCTGCTCCAGGACGCGGCGGACGACGCGGGCCTGCCCACGGACGCCGAGTTCCGCTCCGCCTTCCTCGCCTACGCGGAATGGGGCACGCGGCTGGCCGTCCTCTTCTCCGCCCCCGACGCGACCCCTCCGGGGGACCAACCGGTACCGAGGTGGACGTGGGGAGCGGCCCCGCCATATCAGCCCTGACCGAGGCTTTCAGGGGCGCGGGGAACTGCGCGAGCAACCCCCACCGACCCGCAGGCGACGAACGTACAAAGGGGGCCGGGGCTACTGGGGCGTCGTCGCGCCCGCCCGGGTCGCGTCCGTCCCCCAGCTGGCCAGCAGGCGCAGCGCCTCCGCCGAGGCGGACCCCGGCTCCGCGTGGTACGTGACCAGTGACTGCTCGCTGTCGTCGGGCAGCCGGAACGACTCGTACTGGAGGGAGAGATCACCCACCAGCGGATGCCGCATCCGCTTCACCCCGTGGCTCTTCTCCTTGACGTCGTGCGTGGCCCACAGCCGCCGGAAGTCCTCGCTCTTCACGGACAGCTCCCCGACCAGCGTCGACAGCCGCGGATCGTCCGGGTGACAGCCCGCGTCCATGCGCAGCATGCAGACGATGTCGATCGCCTTCTGCTCCCAGTCCACGTACAGGTCGCGGTACTCGGGCTTCAGGAACACCAGCCGCGCCCAGTTCCGCTCATGCGGCGCCAGCTCCGACCAGTCGCCGAACACGGCCGCCGCCATCCGGTTCCACACCAGGATGTCCGTGCGCCGCCCACCGACGTACGCGGGAATGCCGTCCATCGAGTCCAGCAGCTGCCGCAGCGCCCCCCGTACCTGCTGCGGCCGCGCCGGCTGCTTCTTCTTGTGCGCCTTGGGCTTCGCGAGGTGCGTGAGATGCGCGTGCTCGGCGTCCGTCAGCCGCAGGGCGCGGGCGATCGCGTCGAGTACCTCCGCCGACACGTTCCGTCCGTTGCCCTGTTCCAGGCGCGTGTAGTACGCCACGGACACCCCGGCCAGCTGCGCCAGCTCCTCGCGCCGCAGTCCGGGCACCCGGCGGTGCCGGCCGAAGTCGGGCAGCCCCACGTCCTCCGGCTTCAGCCGGGCCCGGCGGGTGCGCAGAAACTCGCTGAGCTCGGCACGCCGGTCCAGGGGCGGGGAGGGCTGTTCGTCCATACGTCCAGTATTCACGGTCGTACGCCGGTGAACCTGACCCCGCCAGTAGTAGGACCAGCGGACGTACGCAAAGCCGTGACCTGGGTGAAGGCCGTCCCCCGGGGCAGGCTGTAGAGCGTGCCCGACCGAAGGCAGCCGGGCACAGGACACACCACTCCTTAGGAGAACCCCCGGCATGACCACTGTTGCTGCGTACGCCGCTCCCGCCGCCAAGGCTCCGCTGGAGCGCACCACCATCGAGCGCCGCCCGGTCGGTGAGTTCGACGTCCTGATCGACATCAAGTTCGCCGGTATCTGCCACTCGGACATCCACCAGGCCCAGGAGGGCTGGGGCGAGGCGATCTTCCCGATGGTGCCTGGTCACGAGATCGCCGGCATCGTCTCCGAGGTCGGCTCCGGCGTCACCAAGTTCAAGGTCGGCGACCGCGTGGGCGTCGGCTGTCTCGTCGACTCCTGCCGCGAGTGCGACAACTGCAAGGCCGGCCTGGAGCAGTACTGCACCGGAGGCGGCGTCGGCACGTACAACGCCCTCGACAAGAACGGCGAGCCGACCTACGGCGGCTACTCCGAGAAGATCGTCGTCGACGAGAACTACACCCTCCGCATCCCCGACGGCCTCTCCCTCGACGTGGCCGCGCCGCTGCTCTGCGCCGGCATCACCACGTACTCCCCGCTCAAGCACTGGAACGCCGGCCCCGGCAAGAAGGTCGCGATCCTCGGCATGGGCGGCCTCGGCCACATGGGCGTCAAGATCGCGGACGCGCTCGGTGCCGAGGTGACCGTCCTGTCGCAGTCCCTGCGCAAGAAGGACGACGGGCTGAAGCTGGGCGCCGACCACTACTACGCCACCAGCGACCCGAAGACCTTCGAGGAACTGCGCGGCACCTTCGACCTGATCCTGTCGACCGTGTCCGCCCCGCTGGACCTGGACGCCTACCTGGCCCTGCTGAAGACGGACGGCGCCTTCGTGAACGTGGGCGCCCCGGAGGAGCCCGTCAAGCTCAACCTCTTCTCGGTGATCGGCGGCCGCAAGACCCTCGCGGGTTCCGGTATCGGCGGCATCCAGGAGACCCAGGAGATGCTGGACTTCTGCGCCGAGCACGGCTTCGGCGCCGAGATCGAGCTGATCAGCGCGTCCGAGATCAACGACGCCTACGAGCGGGTGCTGGCGAGCGACGTCCGCTACCGCTTCGTGATCGACACCGCCACCATCTAGTCGCGGACCAAGTTCCGAGGGCGCCTACCGGTCGTACGACCGGTAGGCGCCCTCGGTGTTGCCACCGTACGTACAGCGATCCCGTCAGCGGCGGCCCGATCTGCCCAGCAGCCAGAGCAGATAGGGACCGCCCACCAAGGACGTGAGCGCCCCGACCGGGATCTCCAGCGGCGGCACCAGCGTGCGGGCCACCAGGTCGGCGCCGACCACGATCAGCGCGCCCGTCAGGGCGGAGGCGGCGAGGGGGAGTTGCGGGGTGCGCGTGAGGCGGCGGGCCAGTTGGGGGCCGGTGAGGGCGACGAAGCCGACCGGGCCGGCCGCGCCGGTCGCGACCGCGGCGAGCACCACCCCGAGCACGGTCAGGCCGAGCTGGGTGCGCTGCACGCGGACGCCGAGCGCGGCGGCCGTGTCGGCGTCCAGGCCGAGCGGGCGCAGCGCGCGGCTCGCCCACACCAGGGCGGGCAGGGAGAGGAGGAGGACCCAGGCGAGGGGGCCGGCCTGCTCCCAGCCGCGCCCGTTCAGACTGCCCGTCAGCCACAGCTTGACCTGCTCGGCGGCGGCCAGTTCGCTGTCGGTGAGGTAGAGCTGGACGACGGCGGAGAGGGCGACGCCGATGCCCACCCCCGTCAGGACGAACCGGCTCGGCTGCATTCCGTGCCGCCAGGCCAGCACGTACACCAGGGCGGCGGCCGCGAGACCGCCGGTGACGGCGACGGCCGGCAGCGCGCCGGGCGAGGCGACGGTTCCGGTGGCCAGCGCCAGTACGGTCGCGGCGGCGGCACCGTGACCGACGCCGATGACATCCGGGCTGGCCAGCGGATTGCGCGTCACGGTCTGTACGAGCGCCCCGGAGAGCCCGAGCGCCGCCCCGACCAGCGCGCCGAGCACGATCCGCGGGACCCGCAGTTCGCCGACGACCAGGTCGTAGGGGCCGCCGTGGCCGCGCAGCACCCGCCAGACCTCGCCCGGCGGGACGTACGTCTGCCCGACGCACGCCGCGAGCAGCATCACGCCCGCGAGGAGCAGCAGGAGGACGGTGACGACGACTGCGGCGCGCCGGTGCAGGAGGAGGGAGAGACGCCGGTGGCGGAGCACGGAGAGCCCGGCCGAGCGCGGGTACGTGGTGCGGCTCGCGGTGGGCTCGGTGGGCTCGGTGGGCGTCGTGGGGGCTGTGGTCACGAGGCCATGCCCTTGCGTCGTACGAGTACGACCAGGACCGGAACGCCGACCAGCGCGGTCATCACCCCGGCCGGCACTTCCGCCGGGGCGCGTACCACCCGGCCCGCCACGTCCGCGGCGAGCAGCAGGGCGGCGCCGAGCAGCGCGGAGAGGGGGAGGGCCCAGCGGTGGCCACCATGGACCAGTCGGCGGGCGAGGTGGGGGACGGCGAGGCCGATGAAGGCGATGGGGCCCGCGGCGGCGACCGCGGCCGCGGTGAGCACGGTCGCGCCGAGCGCCGCACAGCCCCGTACGAGCGTGACCCGGTGACCGAGTGCCCGTGCGGTGTCGTCGCCGAGCGCGAGCGCGTCCAGGCCGCGGGCGCAGGCCAGCACGAGCAGCGCACCGGCGGCGAGGAAGGGCAGCATGCGCCCCACCGTTGCCGCGTCGCGTCCGCTGAGCGTGCCCACCTGCCAGAACCGGAACTGGTCCAGCGTGGCCGAACTCGAGGTGAGGACCACGGTCGTGGCTCCCGCCGTCATCGCCGACAGGGCGGTTCCGGCGAGCGCCAGTTTCACCGGGGAGGCGCCACCGCGCCCGCGCGAGGCGATGGCGTACACGACGCAGGCGGCGAGAACCGCGCCGGTGAAGGCGTACCAGACGTACCCGTCGAAGCCGTTCGCCCGGCCGAGCGCGATGGCGAACACGACACCGGCCGCCGCGCCCTGACTGAGCCCGAGGATGCCGGGGTCGGCGAGCGGGTTGCGGGTGACCGCCTGGAGCGCCGCCCCCGAGAGTCCGAGGGCGGCACCGGCGGTCACTCCGATCGCGGTCCGCGGCACCCGCAGGGACCGTACGACCAGCGCGTCCGGTGAACTCCCGCCGTGCACCAGAGCGTCGAGGACGGCGGAGAGCGGGACGGGGCGGGTGCCGACGGCGAGGCTGAGGGCGGCGGCGGTGACGGCGAGGAGGAGGGCCACACCCAGCCAGGTGGCGCGCCGCACGCCCGCCGGGGCGGACGTGCGGCGCGCGACGGACGTGGGACCGGTCACTTGCCGAGGGTGTCCGCGAGCTGTCGTACGACGAGCCGGGCGGCGGTGGGGCCGGCGTTGAGGTACCAGGGGTCGTCGTCGACCTTCACCGCGTGCCCTGCCGCGACCGCCTTCATCGACTTCCACAGGGGCCCGGCGAGCACGCTGCCCGCGTCGGTCTTGGAGGCGTCGCCCTGCACGGAGTAGAAGATCCAGTCCCCGTCCGCGACATCGACGCTCTCCGCCCCGATGTCCTGCGAAATCGCCTTGAACTGCTGCGACTTGGGCCGGGAGAGACCCATGTCGACGGCGATGGAGCCGGTGAACGACGACACGCCGAACATCCGCGTCCGGTCCGGCGTGAAGCGCACCATGGACACGGCGGGATCGCCGAGCTGCTTGCCCCGCGTGGCGGCGTCGCTCACGATGCCGTCGAGCAGTTCCTGCGCCTTGTCGCCCTTGCCGACCGCGTCACCGACGAGGAGCAGATCCCGCTTCCAGTTGATGCCGTTGCCGGCCGTCACGACGGTGGGCGCGATCTTCGACAGCTTCGGGTACAGGTCGCCGAGTGATTCGTTGATCAGGATCAGATCGGGCTTGGCGGCGGCGAGCGTCTCCAGGTTGGGCGCGGTGCGGGTCCCCGCGTCGGTCATGGCCGACAACTGCTTCTTGTACGCGGGGAAGGCGTCGTTCAGGTAGTCCGGCGCCAGCCCGGCGTTGGCCGCGCGGGTCGTCACGGTCGGCACGATGCCCAGGGTCAGCAGGTCGTCCAGCTGTCCGGTGCTGAGCGCGGCGATCTTCTCGGGCGCGCTCTCGATCTCGGTCTTGCCCTCGAAGTGCCCGACGGTCCGAGGAATTCGCCGTCCTTGGCGCTGCCCGCGCCCATCCCGGCGGCAACGGCGCTGGGGGCGGCGGAGGGGCCCTCGGAGGCCCCGCTCACGAGATTGCGGTCGCCGCCGACGGTGTTCTTGCTCCGCGAGGAGCCGTTGTCCCCGTCCCCGCTCCCGGACGAACATCCGGCCAGCAGACCGCCGACGACGGCAACGGCCAGGACGGCCTTCGACCCCAAGGTGTGCACAGGTACTCCGATCAATGACTAAGGCAAGCCTAACCTTAGACCTTGTGGTGCAGGGGAGTGTCGCGGGGGAGTGGGGAGCTGCCCCAATGGAGGACACGCCGTGCCGGGTTCGGGGACATATCAGTCTGAAACGTGTGTTATTCATTCATGCACACACCTACGCGGCGCACCGTGCTCGGTGCCTCGATCGCGGCCGCCGGCTCGGGACTCCTGGCCGGCTGCTCCGAGTCCGACGCTCCCTCCGGACCCGGCTCGCACCCCGGGCCCGGCGAGCACCATGGGAGCGAAGTCGGCGGCCACGACGGCAGACCCTTTGTCCCCAAGGGACCCAAGGGATACGTGAACCCGTCCGATCCGGAGGTCCTCGCCGTCGAGAGGAAGCGCGATGGCGGCCCCCTCCGATCGTTCACGCTCCACGCCGTCGAGACCGAACTCGACCTGGGGGGACGTACCGTCAGATCGTGGGCGTACGGCGACGAGCTGCCCGGCAAGGAGGTGCGGGTCACGGCGGGCGACACCCTCGGTATGAAGCTCTTCAACCATCTGCCCGTGCCCACGACGCTGCACTCGCACGGTATCCGCATGCGGTGCGACATGGACGGGGTACCTGGCCTGACCCAGCGCTCCGTCAAGCCCGGCGACGACTTCACCTACCGCTTCGCCGTGACGCACCCGGGCACGTACTGGCTGCACTCGCACTCGGGACTGCAACTCGACCGAGGCCTGTACGCCCCGCTGATCGTCGAGGACCCCAGGGAGCCGTTGTCCTACGACAAGGAGTGGGTCGTCGTCCTGGACGACTGGGTGGACGGCGTGAACGGCTCGAACCCGGACGGCGTGCTCGCGCAGCTGGTCGACGGCAAGGGCATGCGGGCGGACATGGACATGGGCGAGAGCGACGAACACGGATCCGGCCATGAGAAGCCCCACGGCCCCTCCCGCGTCCTGCACAAGTCCTACAGCCGCATCCTGCACAGCGAGGGAGGCAGCGTCGACTACCCGTTCTACCTGGTCAACGGCCGTCTCGCGCACACTCCTTCGGTCTTCCGGGCCCGCAAGGGGGACCGCATCCGGCTGCGGATCATCAACGCCGGCGCCGAAACGGCCTTCCGGGTGGCGCTGGGCGGCCACGAGATGACGATCACGCACACGGACGGCTACCCCGTCGAGCACACGACCACGGACACGCTGCTGCTCGGCATGGCCGAACGCTACGACGTGCTGATCACCGCCAAGGACGGAGTGTTCCCGCTCGTCGCGCTCGCCGAAGGCAAGAACGACAGAGCCCTGGCCGTCCTGCGCACCAGCGGTGGGGACCTTCCCGGCCCCTCCGTGCACCCGGACGAACTCGACGGCAAGCTCGTCCCGGCCAGACGCCTCGTGCCGGACGACTCCGTGGCCCTCACCGACGACGAACCGGACCGCGAGCTGCGCATCAGACTGACCGGCGGGATGAAGAAGTTCGACTGGGCCTTCGACCACCAGCCGTACGACATCAAGCAACGCCACCCGATCCGCCAGGGCGAGAAGATCCGCCTGACCCTCATGAACGCCACCGACATGTGGCATCCCATGCACCTGCACGGCCACACCTTCGCCATCGTCGGCTTCGGCGCGCAAGGAGCCCGCAAGGACACCGCCCACGTGGTGCCGCACCACAAACTCGTCGTCGACTTCTACGCCGACAACCCGGGCCTGTGGATGCTCCACTGCCACAACCAGTACCACTCGGAGTCCGGCATGATGACGATCCTCGGCTACCGGAAGTGAGGCACCGGCCACCGACGCATCGTCACTTGATCATGCGAAACCCCGCTCGTGGAGGGAGACGCGTCAGCCGGGCAGGCCGCCGAAGTCCAGCGGCGCGTCGAAGCGTTCGGCGAGGTGCCCGAGCGGCAGATGGTTCCCCCGCCCCGAGCCGTGGGCGGGCAGGCCCGCCCGCCGCGTCCTCCGCGCATCAGCCGCGGCGCTGCCACCAGCGGCGCTTCGGTTCGGTGTTGGAGGAAGCGGTTCGGTCGAAGGTCGCGATCGTGTGGTGACCGTCGCCGGGCAGCGCCACCCCGACGGCCTGAGGTCGCGGCCAGGGACGAGGACATCGCGTTCGAGAGCGTAGCTTGGGACGGCCGGGGCGACCGGGGCGTTGTTTCGGGCGGACACTCTGGGGGAGAGCGGATGAACGGCCGGGCTCGGCGCTGGGAAAGAGGTCGGGCGGGCCGTCCGGCGGTCACGGTCGTCGTTCTCGTGGCCGCGGGCATCGGGCTGACCTGGTTCGCCGGAACGCACTTCGCCTACGCCACGGGCCTGGCCGGCACCCCGGGGCATCTCCGGGTCGAAGCGTGCGCGTGGGAACACGCCGGGGGCCACCGGTATCCGCACTGCAGTGGCCTCTTCCGCTCCTCCGACGGCACCGTCGTCGACCCGAACGCCTCGATCGGCAAGAACCTGCCCGTCGGCGACACGGTCGCGTTGCAGCGGGTGGCCTCCGGCGGATACGAGCAGACGGGCACCGCGTCCTCGTTCGGATGGCTGGCGATTTCCCTGCTCGGCCTGATGGTGCTGCTGTTGGGGATCGCGGTCGTCTGCGGCAAGGGCGGTACGCGTCGAGTACCGCGCGGGCTGCGGGTGCTGCTCGGTGCGCTGGGCGCCTTGACGCTGCTCAGCGCGTTCATCGGCGGAGTGGCGGGGATGCTCACCGCCTGAATCCTCACCGTGCGGACGACGTGCACGGGGGATACGCTTTTGTCGGCAAGTTTGTCGGCAAGGTCAGGTTCTCCGGGCGGTTTTGCAGACGCCGAGGCCTCATCCGCGATGATCGATTCTTCCTGCGGAGACCTACCCACTCCCTTCGTCCGCGGGTCCTGAGGCAGCGCTTCGCGGTCCCTGCTATGGAGGTCCGGATGAGAGTTGTCGTTGATCTTTCCCGGTGCCAGGGATATGCGCAGTGCGCGTTCCTGGCTCCGGACGCGTTCCGGATGCACGGCGAGGAAGCGCTGATGTACGCCTCGAACCCCGACGACGCCCAGCGCCAGCAGGTGTTGCGCGCCGCGGCGGCCTGCCCGCTCCAGGCCATCCTGGTCGACCAGCTGGAGGGCCGGGACGCGCCGGTGGGGACGTCGCCGTCATGAGCACTGCCGACACCCTGCAAGGGTTCAAGCGCGACGGCCGCGTGGTGATCGTCGGGGCGTCACTGGCGGGACTGCGCGCCGCGGAGGCCCTGCGCGACGAGGGGTTCACCGGGAAGCTGACCATGATCGGTGACGAGTTGGGGGAGCCCTACGACCGCCCCCCGCTGTCCAAGCAGGTACTGACCGGATGGGTGCCGGCCGACGGCACCACCCTGCCACGGCGTCGGGACATCGACGCGGAGTGGCTCCTGGGCGTCCCCGCCGACGGACTGGACCTGGCGAACAACCACGTGCGGCTCGCCGACGGCCGCACGATCCCCTTCGACCGCATGCTGATCTCCACCGGCGTACGGGCCCGGCCCTGGCCCGTCGAGGCCGAGGCGGCCCTGGACGGTGTCTTCGTGGTCCGCACGCGTGAGGACGCCGCCGGCCTGCAGCGGGCGGTCGCCGCCGGACCCTCCCGCGTACTGATCATCGGCGCGGGCTTCACCGGCTCCGAGATCGCCTCCATCTGCCGCGAGCGCGACATCCCGGTGACCGTCGCCGAACTCGCGCCGTCCCCACTGGTCGGGGGACTCGGCGCCATGATCGGCGAGATCGCGGCGGACATGCAGCGCGCCCACGGCGTCGACCTGCGCTGCGGTGTCAAGGTCACCCAGCTGGAGGGCGACGCGCAGGGGCGGGTTCGCCGCGCCCACTTCTCCGACGGCACTGCGGTCGACGCCGACGTGGTGGTCGTGGCGCTCGGAGGCATCCGCAACACCGAGTGGCTGCGCGACTCGGGACTGGCGGTGGGCGTATGGGGAGTCGCCTGCGACGCGGGTTGCCGCGCCTTCGACCTGAACGGCCTGGTCACCGACGACATCTTCGTCGCCGGAGACGTGGCACGCAGCCCGAACCCGATCTACGAGTACCGGTTCATCTCGCTGGAGCACTGGGCCAACGCCGTGGAGCAGGCCGAGATCGCGGCGCACAACATGGTCAGCACCCAGGCGGACCGCTGGCCGCACCTGTCCATCCCGACGTTCTGGTCGATCCAGTTCGGCGTCAACATCAAGTCCGTCGGTGTACCGACCTACGCCGACGAGGTCGTCGTCACCCAGGGATCCGTGGCCGACCACCGCTTTGTCGCCGCATACGGGTACCAGGGCCGCGTCACCGCCGCCGTCAGCTTCAACAACGCGAAGTGGCTGGACCACTACCGGCAGCTGATCGAGACGGCCGCGCCCTTCCCGCCTCCCTGCCCCACGCCCGACCAGCCCCTCGATGCGAAGCCGGTGCCCGTCGACTTCCCCGGCCCCACCCTGCTCGCCCAGGGCGCCACGGTGGTCGTCACCGGCCACGACCCGGGAGAGCGGCGCGTCACCGCCATGCGGCAGCGCCGCTAGGAGGGAACAGGTAGGACGGAACAGGAGGGAAAGCGACATGACCACGACCGAGACGCCCGACATCCTGCCCCGGATCCTCGACTACGCGAACCGGGCCGACCCGTACCCGCTCTACGCCGAGCTGCGCAAGACGCCGGTGGCCCTGCAGGAGGACGGCAGTTACGTCATCAGCACCTACCGCGAACTCAGCGGCATCCTGCACGACCCGCACCTGAGTTCCGACGTCCGCAACCTGGCGCATCCGATGCCCGCGATGCAGGAACGTGCCACGCCGTCGTTCATCAACCTCGACCCGCCCGAGCACGACCGTCTGCGGCGCCTGGCGATGCGTCACTTCGGCCCTCCGCACACGCCGGGCCTGGTGACCGGCATGGAACCCGACCTGACCGCCGTCGTCGCCGGTCTGATCGACGACTTCGCGGGCAAACAGCGGATCGACATCGTCGACGACTTCGCCTATCCGTTCCCCGTCACCGTGATCTGCCACCTGCTCGGTGTGCCGCGCGAGGACGAACCGCGGTTCCACGTGTGGGTGAACGCCATCATCGACTCGATCGACTACAACCCCAAGACCGACCCGCAGGAGAAACTGGACAACGGCGTACAGGCCACCAAAGCCCTGCGCCAGTACCTCGGCGGACTGCTGGAACAACGCCACGGCCACCCCGGCGACGACCTCCTGACACGGCTGGCCAACGACGACGGGCCCGACGGGCGGATGACCGACGCCGAAATCGTCAGCACCGCCAACCTGCTGCTCATTGCCGGCCACGAGACCACCGTCAACCTCATCACCAACGGCATGCTGACGCTGCTGCGCCGCCCTGAGGTGTTGCAACGCCTGCGCGCCGAACCGGGCCTGGTCGTACCGCTGGTCGAGGAACTGCTGCGCTACGAGCCCCCCGTGCACATCATTCCGTGGCGGGCGGCGTACAGCGACATCTCCGTCGGCGACACCGTCATCCCCAAGGGTTCGAAGATCATGCTCATGCTCGCTTCGGGGAGCCGCGACCCGGACCGCTTCCACGATCCCGACCGCTTCGACCCCGATCGCCAGGACAACCAGCACCTGGGCTTCGGCAGCGGCATCCACCTGTGCTTCGGCGGCCCGATGGCCCGACTGGAAACCCAGATCGCCCTGACCGCACTGGTACGCCGCCTGGCCGACCCCAGCCTGGTGACCGACCCACCCCCGTACCGCCCCAGCCCCGTCCTACGAGGCCCCATCCACCTGCTCATCGACCAGAACTGACACCGCGCTCGAGCCCGGCGGGTGGCCGCTCGTGTCGCCCCTCATCGGTGCGGTGACCGTCCGTTAGGCTCGCGTCGTCCCACTGGTCCCGATCTTCACGGAGGGCAGCACGGCGGGGATCAAACGAGAGCGCCTCGTCAGAACGCTGACCTTCTGGCTGCGTCCCGCCTTCGCGTTGCGGGTCATCAACCGGTTTCAGAAGATCGTGGGTTTCGACCGCTCGAT is a window of Streptomyces sp. NBC_00271 DNA encoding:
- a CDS encoding group II truncated hemoglobin, which translates into the protein MTTQTVEYIRYRIPEERSAEFLAAYTRAAAQLAASPSCVDYELARCEEDFEHFVLRITWTSTEAHVEGFRKSELFPGFLAEIRPYIPYIEEMRHYTPTTVRGLGASVPTLYAWAGGAEAFARLTEVFYDKVLKDDVLAPVFSGLAPEHAAHVALWLGEVFGGPAAYSEAQGGHGHMVAKHLGKNITEVQRRRWVNLLQDAADDAGLPTDAEFRSAFLAYAEWGTRLAVLFSAPDATPPGDQPVPRWTWGAAPPYQP
- a CDS encoding helix-turn-helix domain-containing protein; translated protein: MDEQPSPPLDRRAELSEFLRTRRARLKPEDVGLPDFGRHRRVPGLRREELAQLAGVSVAYYTRLEQGNGRNVSAEVLDAIARALRLTDAEHAHLTHLAKPKAHKKKQPARPQQVRGALRQLLDSMDGIPAYVGGRRTDILVWNRMAAAVFGDWSELAPHERNWARLVFLKPEYRDLYVDWEQKAIDIVCMLRMDAGCHPDDPRLSTLVGELSVKSEDFRRLWATHDVKEKSHGVKRMRHPLVGDLSLQYESFRLPDDSEQSLVTYHAEPGSASAEALRLLASWGTDATRAGATTPQ
- a CDS encoding NAD(P)-dependent alcohol dehydrogenase: MTTVAAYAAPAAKAPLERTTIERRPVGEFDVLIDIKFAGICHSDIHQAQEGWGEAIFPMVPGHEIAGIVSEVGSGVTKFKVGDRVGVGCLVDSCRECDNCKAGLEQYCTGGGVGTYNALDKNGEPTYGGYSEKIVVDENYTLRIPDGLSLDVAAPLLCAGITTYSPLKHWNAGPGKKVAILGMGGLGHMGVKIADALGAEVTVLSQSLRKKDDGLKLGADHYYATSDPKTFEELRGTFDLILSTVSAPLDLDAYLALLKTDGAFVNVGAPEEPVKLNLFSVIGGRKTLAGSGIGGIQETQEMLDFCAEHGFGAEIELISASEINDAYERVLASDVRYRFVIDTATI
- a CDS encoding FecCD family ABC transporter permease translates to MLRHRRLSLLLHRRAAVVVTVLLLLLAGVMLLAACVGQTYVPPGEVWRVLRGHGGPYDLVVGELRVPRIVLGALVGAALGLSGALVQTVTRNPLASPDVIGVGHGAAAATVLALATGTVASPGALPAVAVTGGLAAAALVYVLAWRHGMQPSRFVLTGVGIGVALSAVVQLYLTDSELAAAEQVKLWLTGSLNGRGWEQAGPLAWVLLLSLPALVWASRALRPLGLDADTAAALGVRVQRTQLGLTVLGVVLAAVATGAAGPVGFVALTGPQLARRLTRTPQLPLAASALTGALIVVGADLVARTLVPPLEIPVGALTSLVGGPYLLWLLGRSGRR
- a CDS encoding FecCD family ABC transporter permease; this translates as MRRATWLGVALLLAVTAAALSLAVGTRPVPLSAVLDALVHGGSSPDALVVRSLRVPRTAIGVTAGAALGLSGAALQAVTRNPLADPGILGLSQGAAAGVVFAIALGRANGFDGYVWYAFTGAVLAACVVYAIASRGRGGASPVKLALAGTALSAMTAGATTVVLTSSSATLDQFRFWQVGTLSGRDAATVGRMLPFLAAGALLVLACARGLDALALGDDTARALGHRVTLVRGCAALGATVLTAAAVAAAGPIAFIGLAVPHLARRLVHGGHRWALPLSALLGAALLLAADVAGRVVRAPAEVPAGVMTALVGVPVLVVLVRRKGMAS
- a CDS encoding iron-siderophore ABC transporter substrate-binding protein, with protein sequence MFVRERGRGQRLLAEQEHRRRRPQSRERGLRGPLRRPQRRCRRDGRGQRQGRRIPRTVGHFEGKTEIESAPEKIAALSTGQLDDLLTLGIVPTVTTRAANAGLAPDYLNDAFPAYKKQLSAMTDAGTRTAPNLETLAAAKPDLILINESLGDLYPKLSKIAPTVVTAGNGINWKRDLLLVGDAVGKGDKAQELLDGIVSDAATRGKQLGDPAVSMVRFTPDRTRMFGVSSFTGSIAVDMGLSRPKSQQFKAISQDIGAESVDVADGDWIFYSVQGDASKTDAGSVLAGPLWKSMKAVAAGHAVKVDDDPWYLNAGPTAARLVVRQLADTLGK
- a CDS encoding multicopper oxidase family protein; this encodes MHTPTRRTVLGASIAAAGSGLLAGCSESDAPSGPGSHPGPGEHHGSEVGGHDGRPFVPKGPKGYVNPSDPEVLAVERKRDGGPLRSFTLHAVETELDLGGRTVRSWAYGDELPGKEVRVTAGDTLGMKLFNHLPVPTTLHSHGIRMRCDMDGVPGLTQRSVKPGDDFTYRFAVTHPGTYWLHSHSGLQLDRGLYAPLIVEDPREPLSYDKEWVVVLDDWVDGVNGSNPDGVLAQLVDGKGMRADMDMGESDEHGSGHEKPHGPSRVLHKSYSRILHSEGGSVDYPFYLVNGRLAHTPSVFRARKGDRIRLRIINAGAETAFRVALGGHEMTITHTDGYPVEHTTTDTLLLGMAERYDVLITAKDGVFPLVALAEGKNDRALAVLRTSGGDLPGPSVHPDELDGKLVPARRLVPDDSVALTDDEPDRELRIRLTGGMKKFDWAFDHQPYDIKQRHPIRQGEKIRLTLMNATDMWHPMHLHGHTFAIVGFGAQGARKDTAHVVPHHKLVVDFYADNPGLWMLHCHNQYHSESGMMTILGYRK
- a CDS encoding ferredoxin, which translates into the protein MRVVVDLSRCQGYAQCAFLAPDAFRMHGEEALMYASNPDDAQRQQVLRAAAACPLQAILVDQLEGRDAPVGTSPS
- a CDS encoding NAD(P)/FAD-dependent oxidoreductase, which encodes MSTADTLQGFKRDGRVVIVGASLAGLRAAEALRDEGFTGKLTMIGDELGEPYDRPPLSKQVLTGWVPADGTTLPRRRDIDAEWLLGVPADGLDLANNHVRLADGRTIPFDRMLISTGVRARPWPVEAEAALDGVFVVRTREDAAGLQRAVAAGPSRVLIIGAGFTGSEIASICRERDIPVTVAELAPSPLVGGLGAMIGEIAADMQRAHGVDLRCGVKVTQLEGDAQGRVRRAHFSDGTAVDADVVVVALGGIRNTEWLRDSGLAVGVWGVACDAGCRAFDLNGLVTDDIFVAGDVARSPNPIYEYRFISLEHWANAVEQAEIAAHNMVSTQADRWPHLSIPTFWSIQFGVNIKSVGVPTYADEVVVTQGSVADHRFVAAYGYQGRVTAAVSFNNAKWLDHYRQLIETAAPFPPPCPTPDQPLDAKPVPVDFPGPTLLAQGATVVVTGHDPGERRVTAMRQRR